From Calothrix sp. PCC 6303, a single genomic window includes:
- a CDS encoding ABC transporter ATP-binding protein, with protein MANFRDVVNYFRPYWKLSIFSITAASVYELLDLVVPYGIGQILNVLSNQALDKPLENAIAFIAQAINSPVTKNISLGILLGVIFCVSVLRAPTQPWLTVWFHWDIALKSRRNKNEEAVRKILNLPLEYYDENNPGRIAGRVARGLTNYTWTYPEIAGQFIPKLVRILGIFGFILVIEWRIAILYLVSFIVILSFSLRKLQRLIWHESRLDKYMEDTESRTSEIITNIKTVKAFATENNEFQRQSRRFTREFTVVDYRIHIGYVRLVTWQRTIIQLCVFAILGLTLAATIDGRISLGHFIMTLTLSSMAYAELEPISQLAEIFARRYASMLRFHEFLQEPSSRDANQDNVVGEKANKKYKFSGKIEFSHLNFGYEANRQVLNDINLSIQPCETVALVGRSGSGKSTLVKLLLRYFEPQTGNILIDGEDIRQLDVGGYRRRLAIVHQEVDVFNGTVLDNLRYGRPDATMEQVEQACEMARLDEVIKILPQGYYTVVGERGVRLSGGQRQRLGIARALLIEPDVLIFDEATSSLDYESERAIQLAMRSLQGTRTTIIIAHRLSTVREADKIVVLDQGNIIEVGSHAELLRRGGMYYRLHALQETGELIQTVNS; from the coding sequence ATGGCAAATTTTCGAGATGTAGTAAATTACTTCCGTCCTTACTGGAAGCTGAGTATATTTAGTATAACGGCTGCGAGTGTCTATGAACTGTTAGATTTAGTTGTCCCCTATGGAATTGGACAAATATTAAATGTTCTTTCCAATCAAGCTTTAGACAAACCGTTGGAGAATGCGATCGCATTTATTGCCCAGGCTATAAATTCCCCAGTTACTAAAAATATATCTTTAGGTATATTGCTGGGAGTTATTTTCTGTGTATCAGTTCTGCGCGCACCAACTCAACCATGGTTAACTGTGTGGTTCCACTGGGATATTGCCTTAAAATCAAGGCGAAATAAGAATGAGGAAGCTGTTAGGAAAATCCTCAATTTACCCTTAGAATATTATGATGAAAATAACCCTGGAAGAATTGCGGGAAGAGTCGCCAGGGGTCTGACAAACTACACCTGGACATATCCAGAGATAGCTGGACAATTCATTCCCAAATTAGTCAGAATTTTAGGAATATTTGGGTTTATTTTAGTTATTGAATGGCGAATTGCAATTCTTTATTTAGTCTCATTCATCGTCATTTTAAGCTTTAGCTTGAGGAAATTGCAGCGGCTAATTTGGCACGAAAGCCGACTGGATAAGTATATGGAAGATACCGAAAGTCGAACTTCCGAAATCATCACCAATATCAAGACAGTTAAGGCTTTTGCTACAGAGAATAATGAGTTTCAAAGGCAATCTAGACGTTTTACACGAGAATTCACCGTGGTGGATTATCGGATTCACATAGGTTATGTCAGATTAGTCACTTGGCAAAGAACAATTATTCAACTTTGTGTTTTTGCTATTCTCGGTTTAACTTTAGCAGCTACTATTGATGGCAGAATTTCCCTAGGTCATTTTATTATGACTTTGACGCTTTCTAGTATGGCATACGCTGAATTAGAACCCATTAGTCAATTAGCTGAAATATTTGCCCGTCGCTATGCATCAATGCTGCGATTTCATGAGTTTCTCCAAGAACCATCCAGCCGAGATGCTAACCAGGATAACGTAGTTGGAGAAAAAGCAAATAAAAAATACAAATTTAGTGGGAAAATTGAATTTTCTCACCTGAATTTTGGTTATGAAGCAAACAGGCAAGTATTGAATGACATTAACCTATCGATTCAACCCTGTGAAACAGTAGCTTTAGTTGGACGTTCAGGTTCAGGTAAATCAACTTTGGTAAAATTGCTATTGCGGTACTTTGAACCTCAAACAGGTAATATCTTGATTGATGGGGAAGATATTCGTCAACTAGATGTGGGAGGATACCGTCGTCGGTTAGCAATTGTTCACCAAGAAGTTGATGTTTTTAACGGAACAGTATTGGACAACTTGAGATATGGTAGACCAGATGCCACAATGGAACAAGTTGAACAAGCTTGTGAGATGGCACGTTTAGATGAAGTAATCAAAATCCTACCCCAAGGTTACTATACTGTAGTTGGGGAAAGGGGTGTCAGGCTTTCGGGTGGACAAAGACAGCGTTTGGGAATTGCCCGTGCTTTACTAATTGAACCCGATGTGTTGATTTTTGACGAAGCTACATCTAGTTTAGATTATGAATCAGAAAGAGCCATTCAACTGGCTATGCGATCGCTTCAAGGAACCCGTACTACAATTATCATTGCTCACCGTCTGAGTACTGTCCGAGAAGCTGATAAAATCGTTGTCTTAGATCAAGGTAATATCATTGAGGTTGGTAGTCATGCCGAACTTCTTCGCCGTGGTGGTATGTATTACAGATTACATGCATTGCAGGAAACGGGTGAGTTAATTCAAACAGTTAACAGTTAA